The following proteins are encoded in a genomic region of Chloracidobacterium sp.:
- the murF gene encoding UDP-N-acetylmuramoyl-tripeptide--D-alanyl-D-alanine ligase yields MSFVIDSREVKTGDVFFALSQPEYADNGFNGDFDDSTRYAASALDAGAAAVVLRRDRFDEYALELAPHTGRLIYVDDAIAALQRLARAVYRIWGGKVVAVTGSAGKTTAKELTAHVLAASGRKTLKNIKNYNNGLGHPLTVLKLAAEPDHDVAVLEMGMSTPLHEIERLCNITPPDVAVVLNVLPVHLEHLGTIERIAEAKAEIVEGMKPGGTAVLNADDPRVAAMRSLSKGDVLTFGIDNDADVRAVDISVAGFASTRFDVCVDGQRASVEYPLNGKHNILNALAAAAVGYSFGMTVSEIANALSTAEAPPQRGEVLKFADGFTVINDTYNSNPDALLSMTQTLIAGSPATARKVVFAGEMLELGDGSAAIHRRTGERIGAMGIDVLVGVRGNGRDLAAGAADAGIADVRFADDSAMAADIALELLRSGDVVLLKGSRGVRMEKIVERLLERFELEKKAAAK; encoded by the coding sequence GGTCAAGACGGGCGATGTTTTTTTCGCGCTTTCGCAGCCGGAATATGCGGATAACGGATTCAATGGTGATTTTGATGATTCGACACGATATGCGGCATCGGCACTCGACGCAGGGGCGGCGGCAGTTGTGCTGCGGCGCGACCGTTTCGATGAATACGCGCTAGAGCTTGCACCTCATACGGGCCGCTTGATCTATGTTGATGATGCGATCGCTGCTCTCCAGCGTCTTGCCCGTGCAGTGTATCGCATTTGGGGCGGAAAGGTCGTTGCGGTCACCGGAAGTGCGGGAAAGACGACCGCCAAGGAGCTTACGGCACACGTGCTCGCTGCATCGGGACGTAAAACGCTGAAAAATATCAAGAATTACAATAACGGCCTCGGCCATCCGCTGACGGTACTCAAGCTCGCGGCTGAGCCTGATCACGATGTTGCGGTTCTTGAGATGGGAATGTCCACACCGCTTCACGAGATCGAGCGGCTGTGTAACATAACGCCGCCTGACGTAGCCGTGGTTTTGAACGTCTTGCCGGTACATCTTGAGCATCTCGGCACTATCGAGCGTATCGCAGAGGCGAAGGCAGAGATCGTTGAGGGAATGAAACCCGGCGGCACTGCTGTTCTGAACGCTGATGACCCGCGCGTCGCCGCAATGCGTTCTTTGTCGAAGGGCGATGTTCTGACCTTTGGTATTGATAATGATGCGGATGTGCGGGCGGTCGATATTTCGGTCGCCGGCTTTGCTTCTACAAGGTTTGATGTTTGCGTGGACGGGCAGCGGGCGAGCGTTGAATATCCGCTGAACGGCAAGCACAATATCCTGAATGCTTTGGCGGCAGCGGCGGTCGGTTACAGCTTTGGAATGACAGTGAGCGAGATCGCGAATGCACTTTCCACCGCCGAAGCTCCGCCTCAGCGCGGTGAGGTGCTAAAATTTGCCGATGGCTTCACGGTGATCAACGATACATACAACTCGAACCCCGACGCGCTGCTTTCGATGACACAAACGCTTATTGCAGGTTCACCTGCCACGGCCAGAAAAGTGGTTTTTGCGGGCGAAATGCTCGAACTTGGCGATGGATCCGCCGCAATTCATCGGCGAACGGGTGAACGGATCGGGGCAATGGGCATCGATGTACTTGTCGGAGTACGCGGCAATGGGCGTGATCTTGCGGCTGGGGCGGCTGATGCAGGCATTGCGGATGTCAGATTTGCGGACGATTCGGCGATGGCTGCTGATATTGCGCTGGAATTGCTCCGTTCGGGCGATGTCGTTTTACTCAAAGGGTCTCGCGGTGTACGAATGGAAAAGATCGTCGAGCGGCTGCTCGAAAGATTTGAGTTGGAGAAAAAGGCTGCGGCAAAGTAG